In the Deltaproteobacteria bacterium GWC2_65_14 genome, CCCGTCGTTCTGGCGCGTCTTCCTCTGCACCACGGTGCACGGTCCCGCCTCGATCACGGTGACGGGGATCACCCTCCCCTCGCCGTCGAAGACCTGGGTCATTCCCAATTTCTTCCCGATGATTCCGGTAATCATGGTCTGCACCTTATCGCCTCGCCCCGGTGGTTCCGGCCCGACCTGGTTCAGAGTTTGATCTCGACTTCCACTCCCGCCGGAAGATCCAGCTTCATGAGCGCGTCGATCGTCGCCGCCGGCGGCTCGTGGATGTCCAGCAGCCGCTTGTGGGTCCGGATCTCGAATTGCTCCCGGCTCTTCTTGTCGACGTGCGGGGAGCGGTTCACGGTGAACCGCTCGATCCTCGTGGGAAGCGGAATCGGCCCCGCCACCTTCGCGCCGGTCTGACGGGCCTTCTCGACGATCTCGGCGGTCGCCTTGTCCAGAAGCCTGCTGTCG is a window encoding:
- a CDS encoding 30S ribosomal protein S10, with protein sequence MNQQRIRIRLKAFDSRLLDKATAEIVEKARQTGAKVAGPIPLPTRIERFTVNRSPHVDKKSREQFEIRTHKRLLDIHEPPAATIDALMKLDLPAGVEVEIKL